A window of the Nibribacter ruber genome harbors these coding sequences:
- a CDS encoding EamA family transporter, which produces MFRGGLLVFLGACSFGVVSTFVKLAYKQGYTLGDVTGSQAFFALLILWPLYFLQTRSKSFRAQQQPQTTPTWKLILAGTTNGLVSMAYYQCVQMTQASVAIILLMQFTWISMLLEAVLFKKKPTWLQMMAVVLVLGGTVLASGMLETQVENLSWAGIGFGMLAALGYSIFLIVNGRVGNELSPVKKSAWMITGSAILVFLVFPPEFLINGSLQEGLGALGLVFALFAAVIPPVLFAKGIPKAGVVLSSILSTVELPVAVAMSYFVLQEPVTTLRWMGVLVILLALVLPNLKRKKQLATL; this is translated from the coding sequence ATGTTTAGAGGCGGATTATTGGTGTTTTTGGGCGCGTGCAGTTTTGGCGTGGTGTCTACGTTTGTGAAGCTGGCCTACAAGCAAGGCTATACCCTGGGCGATGTGACCGGTTCACAGGCATTCTTCGCCCTGCTCATCCTGTGGCCGCTCTATTTCCTGCAGACCCGTTCTAAATCATTTAGGGCGCAGCAGCAACCGCAAACAACCCCCACCTGGAAACTAATTCTGGCCGGTACTACCAACGGTCTGGTGAGCATGGCCTATTATCAGTGTGTGCAGATGACGCAGGCATCGGTGGCCATTATTCTGCTCATGCAGTTCACTTGGATAAGCATGCTCTTGGAGGCTGTGCTCTTCAAGAAGAAACCTACCTGGCTGCAAATGATGGCCGTGGTGCTGGTGTTGGGCGGAACGGTCTTGGCCAGTGGCATGTTGGAAACGCAGGTAGAGAATTTGAGCTGGGCGGGCATCGGGTTTGGGATGTTGGCAGCGCTGGGGTACAGTATCTTCTTAATTGTGAACGGCCGGGTGGGCAATGAACTGTCGCCGGTGAAGAAGAGTGCCTGGATGATTACAGGGTCTGCCATATTGGTGTTCCTCGTGTTTCCGCCGGAGTTTTTAATCAATGGCAGTTTGCAAGAAGGATTGGGAGCGTTGGGTCTGGTGTTTGCCTTGTTTGCCGCCGTGATTCCGCCGGTGTTGTTTGCAAAGGGCATTCCCAAGGCGGGGGTAGTGTTAAGCTCCATTCTGAGCACGGTGGAGTTGCCGGTGGCGGTGGCCATGTCGTACTTTGTGTTACAGGAGCCTGTGACCACACTACGGTGGATGGGCGTCTTGGTGATTCTTCTGGCTTTGGTACTTCCCAACCTGAAACGGAAAAAGCAACTAGCTACCTTATAA